Proteins found in one Vallitalea guaymasensis genomic segment:
- a CDS encoding helicase-related protein — protein sequence MRRYNKVKDIYDYTLLEIVKDRKEWMLFLNFHGSVYKHTFDDAVLIYAQRPDATFVADMKTWNQKVGRWIKKGAKSIAVFDHSNNLPTLKNYFDIKDTTVREENRFSYPTYWRINEKNEQFLLNRINRYYDVNTVDDYLKELSLIGLQKREQIIFKNFKKDIEDSHLSTFDLERVKTQFYTTLLESIYYMTATRCGFKVTPDFKVISYFNTKPLIFRMGSIVSNIAENILRDIEKEVKAIQRERSVASESNNIRLQNDRAGISRTNTGSNEQTTRNREVRKQSIDLSEGRIPTQIQLSQSRRNIAENHVQGKRGSSSKDGAITTTNVDNRTDKESRKLLRELQTQGNDKNKSRGNSTSRNSIQTKIGTQSESSYDGSFLLNKSTNENKNIPNEIDEMKESKTKSKVDTYLKDNINNATDIDNIVYDLDEPSNVIDEDDLDSSDENNIPKINYIYNAKDGIGIGGAKTKYKQNIEAIKTLNVIEKENRSATPDEQIILAKYNGWGGLANVFDSHNNQWCNEYHELKDLLSPDEYVSARESTPNSHYTSPVVIKAIYKALEQMGFKKGSILEPSMGVGNFFAHLPNSMKDSKLYGIELDNLSGRIGKQLYQRADVTISGYEKADLKDNFYDVAIGNIPFGNYKVYDRQYNKHNFLIHDFFFAKTIDKVRPNGIIALVTSRGTLDKADYKVRKYIAERAELLGAIRLPNTAFKEVAGTDVTSDIIFLKKRERISVENPSWIEVGKNENGVPINNYFLENPHMCLGNMEFDTRMYGENSNYTTCVVIDKTFNLEESLNQAVSYIKGSIGEYKREVVESDNNEILVAANPNVKNYTYAYLDNNLYYRENSHMRRIDITGKKLERIKGMIELREITRNLINIQVEGCTKEKLQYTQSILNNKYDAFVKKHGAISSKTNMQAFREDNDYPLLCSLEVIDQDRNIKKADIFTKQTIKPIEKITSVDTAREALTVSLNEKGEVDLGYMSELYDEEKDDIIQELQGEIFLNPIRYDKDNPYVGYETYDEYLSGNVREKLKFARVYAETNPELFPLNITALEKIQPKDLDASEIDVRLGTTWINNKDYEQFIYELLKTPNYYKNRTGDRDEICLTYNNYNTNYTINGKGLDGRSVAARETYGTKRMNAYYIIEDTLNLKNVTVKDRVEEGDKVKYVLNKKETMLAREKQSLVKQAFKEWIFKEAERRKKYVDFYNQNFNNIRLREYDGSHLTFPEMNNDIKLRPHQVNAIARTIYGGNTLLAHVVGAGKTFEMIASCMEQKRMGILKKAIFVVPNHITQDFGSEFLRLYPNSKVLVTTKKDFEKKNRQRFVSRIATGSYDAIVIGHSQFEKIPVSIERQELMIQKQINELMHGIDQSKTKKGQNWSVKQMEAEKKKLDVELKKLHDTPKDNVINFEELGVDAIYLDEAHYYKNCAVFSKMRNVGGIGQSRAKKASDMLMKTQCIQELKGGEKGVVFATGTPISNSMTELYVMQRYLQNKELESRGLKHFDSWAAQFGEVVSALELAPEGTGYRIKNRFAKFTNLPELMTMFKNVADIQTADMLDLPVPKLKDGKAKIIVAESNDYITNKMDDFAKRAEKIRAGKDPRIDNMLKVTNEARLLGLDPRTLDPNAPNYPDSKVNRCIEAIYQEYIASNSTKGTQIIFSDTGTPTTDGRFSVYPYIKNELIKKGIPATEICFIHDAKTDVQREALFADMRSGNKRILIGSTSKCGTGTNIQAKLIALHHLDCPWRPADLEQREGRILRQGNENEEVTIYKYVTKSTFDSYMWQLVENKQRFISQIMTSKSVTRSAEDIDETVLSYAEVKAIATGNPLIKEKMEIDNEVARLTLLKGAYDSNKYSLEDRFLYRYPSEIKKQKEIIECLVKDIEKRDMTSSNDFKITIEGKVFNERERAGTYVLALLQGMKAGDTKAIGNFKDFELSITSSMFSNENGMLLHGSKTYFVSFSNSTHGNMIKLENILDSLEKRIEDSEMRIDELTRNMEQAKEEFEKPFVHQANLQRLVKRQAELNVLLDMNKESDTPVVDEQNNIKNSKKIKSVSIEQEIEEDL from the coding sequence TTGAGACGATACAACAAAGTAAAGGATATATATGATTATACTCTTTTAGAGATAGTTAAAGATCGTAAAGAGTGGATGCTATTCCTAAACTTTCATGGTAGTGTATATAAACATACTTTTGATGATGCAGTTTTAATCTATGCTCAAAGACCTGATGCTACTTTCGTTGCTGATATGAAAACGTGGAATCAGAAAGTAGGTAGATGGATAAAAAAAGGAGCAAAATCCATTGCTGTATTTGACCATTCTAACAATTTACCTACTCTAAAAAATTACTTTGATATAAAGGATACAACAGTTAGAGAAGAAAATAGATTTAGCTATCCAACCTATTGGAGAATTAATGAAAAAAATGAACAATTCCTTTTAAATCGCATTAATAGATATTATGATGTAAATACAGTAGATGATTATCTTAAAGAACTAAGTTTAATTGGACTTCAAAAAAGAGAACAGATTATATTTAAGAATTTTAAAAAAGATATAGAAGATAGTCACTTAAGCACTTTTGATTTAGAAAGAGTAAAAACTCAATTTTATACTACTTTACTAGAAAGTATTTATTACATGACAGCCACTAGATGTGGATTTAAAGTAACACCAGATTTTAAAGTTATAAGTTATTTCAATACAAAACCTTTAATCTTTAGAATGGGAAGTATTGTTAGTAATATAGCAGAAAATATTCTTAGGGATATTGAAAAAGAAGTTAAAGCAATCCAAAGGGAAAGGAGTGTTGCAAGTGAATCCAATAACATTAGATTACAAAATGACCGAGCAGGGATATCTAGAACCAATACTGGAAGTAACGAACAAACAACTAGAAATAGGGAAGTACGGAAACAAAGCATTGACTTATCTGAAGGAAGAATACCCACACAGATACAGTTATCTCAGAGCAGAAGGAATATTGCTGAAAACCATGTACAAGGTAAACGAGGAAGCTCATCAAAGGATGGAGCTATTACAACAACTAATGTTGACAACAGAACCGATAAAGAATCCAGAAAACTTTTACGAGAGTTACAGACACAGGGAAATGATAAGAACAAGAGCAGAGGAAATAGTACTTCACGAAATAGTATACAAACCAAGATAGGAACACAATCAGAGTCGTCGTATGATGGCTCTTTTCTTTTGAACAAAAGTACTAATGAAAATAAAAACATACCTAATGAGATAGATGAAATGAAGGAATCAAAAACTAAATCTAAAGTAGATACTTACTTGAAAGACAATATTAATAATGCTACAGATATTGACAATATTGTATATGACCTTGACGAACCTAGTAATGTAATAGACGAAGATGATTTAGATTCTAGTGATGAAAATAATATACCTAAAATAAATTATATCTATAATGCTAAAGATGGTATCGGTATAGGTGGAGCAAAAACTAAATATAAGCAAAATATAGAAGCCATTAAGACACTTAATGTTATTGAGAAAGAAAACAGATCGGCTACACCAGATGAGCAAATTATTTTAGCAAAATATAATGGATGGGGTGGACTTGCAAATGTATTTGATAGTCATAATAATCAATGGTGTAATGAATACCATGAGTTGAAAGATTTATTGTCACCAGATGAATATGTAAGTGCCAGAGAATCAACTCCAAATTCCCACTATACTTCACCAGTTGTTATTAAAGCCATATATAAGGCATTAGAGCAAATGGGTTTTAAGAAAGGAAGTATCCTAGAACCAAGTATGGGAGTGGGTAACTTTTTTGCTCACCTACCTAATAGCATGAAAGATTCTAAGCTTTATGGTATAGAATTGGATAATTTATCAGGAAGAATAGGGAAACAGTTATATCAAAGAGCAGATGTTACTATTAGTGGTTATGAGAAAGCTGATCTGAAAGATAATTTTTATGATGTAGCTATTGGTAATATTCCGTTTGGTAATTATAAGGTATATGATAGGCAGTATAATAAACATAATTTTCTTATTCATGACTTTTTCTTTGCCAAGACAATAGATAAAGTTAGACCTAACGGTATAATTGCACTTGTTACGTCAAGGGGTACATTGGATAAAGCTGATTATAAAGTTAGAAAGTATATAGCTGAGAGAGCTGAACTTTTAGGAGCTATACGATTACCTAACACAGCTTTTAAGGAAGTAGCAGGAACAGATGTAACATCAGATATCATATTTTTAAAGAAACGTGAAAGAATATCAGTAGAAAATCCAAGTTGGATTGAAGTAGGAAAAAATGAAAATGGTGTACCCATAAATAATTATTTCTTAGAAAATCCACATATGTGTTTAGGTAATATGGAGTTTGATACAAGGATGTATGGTGAAAATAGTAATTACACTACATGTGTTGTTATAGATAAAACATTCAACTTAGAAGAAAGCTTGAACCAAGCTGTTAGTTATATAAAAGGTTCAATAGGTGAGTATAAGAGAGAAGTTGTTGAAAGTGATAATAATGAAATACTTGTAGCTGCTAATCCTAATGTTAAAAACTATACTTATGCATACTTAGATAATAATCTTTATTATCGTGAAAACAGTCATATGAGAAGGATAGATATTACTGGTAAGAAATTAGAACGTATCAAAGGTATGATAGAACTCAGGGAAATTACAAGGAACTTAATAAACATACAAGTAGAAGGTTGTACAAAAGAGAAATTGCAATATACACAATCTATACTCAATAATAAGTATGACGCATTTGTTAAAAAGCATGGAGCAATCTCATCTAAAACCAATATGCAAGCCTTTAGAGAGGATAATGACTATCCTCTTTTATGTTCTTTAGAAGTGATAGACCAAGATAGAAATATTAAGAAAGCTGATATCTTTACAAAGCAGACCATAAAACCTATAGAAAAGATAACTTCTGTAGATACAGCAAGAGAAGCTCTAACAGTATCTCTTAATGAAAAGGGAGAAGTAGATCTTGGTTATATGTCAGAGTTATATGATGAAGAAAAAGATGATATTATACAAGAACTTCAAGGAGAAATATTTCTAAATCCTATTAGATATGACAAGGATAATCCCTATGTAGGTTATGAAACCTATGATGAATACTTATCTGGAAATGTTAGAGAGAAGCTTAAGTTTGCTAGAGTCTATGCAGAGACTAATCCTGAGCTATTTCCATTAAATATAACTGCATTAGAAAAAATACAACCTAAAGATTTAGATGCTAGTGAGATTGATGTAAGGCTAGGAACTACATGGATTAATAATAAGGACTATGAGCAGTTTATTTACGAACTCTTAAAGACACCTAATTACTATAAAAATAGAACAGGTGATAGAGATGAGATATGCCTTACATATAATAATTACAATACCAACTATACTATAAATGGTAAAGGATTAGATGGAAGGTCGGTAGCTGCTAGAGAAACATATGGAACAAAACGAATGAATGCTTATTATATTATTGAGGATACTCTTAATCTCAAAAATGTCACAGTAAAAGATAGAGTAGAAGAAGGGGACAAAGTCAAATATGTTCTCAACAAGAAAGAAACTATGTTAGCTAGAGAAAAGCAAAGCCTTGTAAAACAAGCATTTAAGGAATGGATATTCAAAGAGGCAGAGCGTCGCAAAAAATATGTAGACTTCTATAATCAAAATTTCAACAATATAAGATTACGAGAATATGATGGTAGCCATCTTACTTTTCCTGAAATGAATAACGATATCAAGTTAAGACCACATCAAGTTAATGCTATTGCCAGAACAATCTATGGAGGAAATACACTTCTTGCACATGTAGTTGGTGCAGGAAAGACATTTGAAATGATTGCTAGTTGTATGGAACAAAAGAGAATGGGAATTCTTAAAAAAGCTATCTTTGTTGTTCCTAATCATATTACACAGGATTTTGGCTCAGAATTTCTAAGATTATACCCCAATTCAAAGGTACTTGTTACCACCAAGAAGGATTTTGAGAAAAAGAATAGACAAAGATTTGTATCAAGGATTGCTACAGGGAGTTATGATGCCATTGTTATTGGTCATAGTCAATTTGAGAAGATACCTGTTTCTATAGAACGTCAAGAATTAATGATACAAAAACAGATCAATGAACTTATGCATGGTATCGATCAATCAAAAACTAAAAAAGGACAAAACTGGTCAGTTAAACAGATGGAAGCTGAGAAGAAGAAGCTAGATGTAGAATTAAAGAAGTTACATGACACGCCTAAAGATAATGTCATTAACTTTGAAGAGCTGGGTGTTGATGCTATTTATCTTGATGAAGCTCACTATTATAAGAATTGTGCAGTTTTTTCTAAGATGCGTAATGTAGGAGGCATAGGACAATCAAGAGCAAAAAAAGCAAGTGATATGCTCATGAAAACTCAATGTATCCAAGAATTAAAGGGTGGAGAAAAGGGAGTTGTTTTTGCAACAGGTACACCAATAAGTAATTCCATGACAGAGCTATATGTTATGCAGAGATATCTTCAAAATAAGGAATTAGAAAGTAGAGGATTAAAGCATTTTGATAGTTGGGCAGCACAGTTTGGAGAAGTTGTTTCGGCATTGGAGCTTGCCCCAGAAGGAACAGGATATCGTATAAAGAATAGATTTGCTAAGTTTACTAATTTACCAGAGCTTATGACTATGTTTAAGAATGTTGCTGATATTCAAACAGCTGATATGTTAGATTTACCAGTACCTAAGTTAAAGGATGGAAAAGCAAAAATAATTGTAGCTGAAAGTAATGATTATATTACTAATAAGATGGATGATTTTGCAAAACGAGCAGAGAAGATAAGGGCAGGAAAAGATCCGAGGATTGATAATATGTTGAAAGTCACTAATGAAGCAAGGCTTCTAGGATTAGACCCACGTACTCTTGACCCTAATGCACCAAACTATCCAGATTCAAAGGTTAATCGTTGTATAGAAGCTATCTATCAAGAATATATAGCGAGTAATAGTACTAAAGGTACACAGATAATTTTTTCTGACACAGGAACGCCCACAACTGATGGGCGTTTTTCAGTATATCCATATATTAAAAACGAGCTAATAAAAAAGGGTATACCAGCAACTGAAATATGTTTTATTCATGATGCAAAAACAGATGTTCAAAGAGAAGCACTATTTGCAGATATGAGAAGTGGTAATAAAAGAATACTTATAGGTTCTACATCTAAATGTGGTACAGGAACCAATATTCAAGCGAAGCTAATTGCTCTTCATCATCTTGATTGCCCTTGGAGACCTGCGGATTTGGAACAACGTGAAGGTCGTATACTAAGGCAAGGGAATGAAAATGAAGAAGTTACTATCTATAAATATGTGACTAAGTCAACCTTTGATAGCTACATGTGGCAACTAGTAGAAAATAAACAGCGATTTATATCACAGATAATGACCTCTAAATCGGTGACAAGAAGTGCTGAGGATATTGATGAAACAGTATTATCCTATGCAGAGGTTAAAGCCATAGCCACAGGTAACCCTTTAATCAAGGAGAAAATGGAAATAGATAATGAGGTAGCCAGACTTACCCTTTTAAAAGGAGCCTATGATAGTAACAAGTATTCATTGGAAGATAGATTTTTATACAGGTATCCAAGTGAAATTAAGAAGCAGAAAGAAATTATTGAATGTCTTGTTAAAGATATTGAAAAAAGAGATATGACAAGTTCTAATGATTTCAAGATTACTATTGAGGGCAAAGTTTTTAACGAAAGAGAGAGGGCAGGTACATATGTGCTAGCACTATTACAAGGTATGAAGGCAGGTGATACAAAGGCTATAGGTAATTTCAAAGATTTTGAACTATCAATAACTAGTAGTATGTTTAGCAATGAAAATGGAATGTTGCTACATGGTAGTAAAACATATTTTGTTAGTTTTTCAAATAGTACTCATGGAAATATGATTAAATTAGAAAATATTCTTGATAGCTTGGAAAAACGAATAGAGGATAGTGAAATGCGTATTGATGAATTAACAAGAAACATGGAGCAGGCTAAAGAAGAATTTGAGAAACCTTTTGTGCATCAAGCAAATCTACAAAGACTTGTTAAGAGACAAGCAGAGCTTAATGTTTTACTAGACATGAACAAAGAGTCAGACACACCTGTAGTTGATGAGCAAAATAATATCAAAAATAGTAAAAAAATTAAGAGTGTGTCAATAGAACAAGAAATAGAGGAAGATTTATAA
- a CDS encoding JAB domain-containing protein, which translates to MVRRKEDSEIFIKSLNALTGISLKKIKNYSKGNTPFNILEHPMVVEPNEKQLTKINMLNEFISSYKVLRMKEEQEQIRFGCPSESGEYFLSLLGGMKDRERFMIAFLDNNNHIIETRVVSEGTVDMAAVYPRDILKIAIANDCSGMILSHNHPGKSLIFSREDIEITQKMVDIFHPLNIRVLDHIVVGGNQYSSLAEKGCLPNMPLNKARYEPIPLSDMIKEDIEDDSLYYDDDEELGL; encoded by the coding sequence TTGGTTAGGAGAAAAGAAGATTCTGAGATATTTATAAAGAGTCTAAATGCTTTAACAGGTATTTCTCTAAAAAAGATAAAAAACTACTCAAAAGGCAATACTCCATTTAATATTCTTGAACATCCAATGGTTGTTGAACCTAATGAAAAGCAACTAACAAAAATAAATATGTTAAATGAATTTATTTCTTCTTATAAAGTATTAAGAATGAAAGAAGAACAAGAACAAATCAGATTTGGTTGTCCAAGTGAGTCAGGGGAATACTTCTTATCATTACTTGGCGGTATGAAAGATAGAGAACGTTTTATGATAGCTTTTTTAGATAATAATAATCATATTATAGAAACAAGGGTAGTTTCAGAGGGAACAGTTGATATGGCAGCAGTTTATCCAAGAGATATTTTGAAAATAGCTATTGCTAATGATTGCAGTGGCATGATACTTTCACATAATCATCCAGGCAAATCTCTTATATTTTCTAGAGAGGATATTGAGATAACACAAAAAATGGTTGATATTTTTCATCCACTTAATATAAGAGTTCTTGATCATATTGTTGTTGGGGGCAATCAATATTCATCTTTAGCTGAAAAAGGATGTTTGCCTAATATGCCACTTAATAAAGCTAGATATGAGCCTATACCATTGAGCGATATGATAAAAGAAGATATAGAAGATGATTCACTATATTATGATGACGATGAAGAGCTAGGACTATAA
- a CDS encoding DUF3991 domain-containing protein: MYKEKRFSEEQLKEADDINIIALARSHGYDVKKITPHSYKIPSYGGLYIKADGSKWNWFSHGKGGGAIQFLMELENKSWVDAVKELLGINNEELPYVEPLPKNIDKKGKLVLPNKNKTYKHIFAYLIQTRKIDSNVVKEFVKNKQLYEDEKNNCVFVGYNESDEPRFASLRGTSLKRFRKDLYGSDKTYPFNREGTNEVLMIFESAIDLMSYMTLVQLYDVKDFKHHMISMGGTSYLPIKYYTNKYPNIKKMILCLDNDEEGHFFSQQIHDRYRDKFQITKHVPVHKDFNEDLINIHNKPIELNNIEVDICVDEEIVI, from the coding sequence ATGTACAAGGAAAAGCGTTTTTCAGAAGAACAATTAAAAGAAGCAGATGATATCAATATAATTGCCTTGGCTAGAAGTCATGGTTACGATGTGAAGAAAATAACACCTCATTCCTACAAGATACCTAGCTATGGTGGTTTATACATTAAAGCAGATGGTTCAAAATGGAACTGGTTTTCTCACGGAAAAGGTGGTGGAGCTATACAGTTTCTAATGGAGCTAGAAAACAAATCGTGGGTGGATGCAGTAAAAGAATTATTAGGTATAAACAATGAAGAACTGCCTTATGTTGAACCACTACCGAAAAATATTGATAAGAAGGGTAAACTAGTATTACCTAATAAAAATAAGACTTACAAACATATCTTTGCCTATCTTATACAGACTAGAAAGATTGATAGTAATGTAGTAAAAGAATTTGTTAAGAATAAACAACTCTATGAAGATGAAAAGAATAACTGCGTATTTGTAGGCTATAACGAATCAGATGAACCTAGATTTGCAAGTCTAAGAGGTACAAGTTTAAAACGATTTAGAAAAGATTTATATGGTTCTGATAAAACCTATCCTTTTAATAGAGAAGGAACAAATGAAGTACTTATGATATTTGAAAGTGCTATTGATCTTATGAGTTATATGACGTTAGTACAATTATATGATGTAAAAGACTTTAAACATCATATGATATCTATGGGTGGTACATCTTATCTACCTATTAAGTATTATACAAATAAATATCCAAATATAAAGAAAATGATTCTCTGTCTGGACAATGACGAAGAGGGTCATTTTTTTTCACAACAAATTCATGACCGTTATAGAGATAAATTTCAAATTACAAAGCATGTACCAGTACACAAGGATTTTAATGAAGACTTAATCAATATTCATAACAAACCAATAGAGCTTAATAATATAGAGGTAGATATATGTGTTGATGAAGAAATAGTAATTTAG
- a CDS encoding helix-turn-helix domain-containing protein, protein MEVNKVMFGKRLKEVRKLRNITSNKLAELCGIEPSFVRQIESAAKYPSIPVFVKLCNALSISPDYLLKDSLIEIKEPDNLKALYNKIKILTPNEIELATDIIENISKHRQRYL, encoded by the coding sequence ATGGAAGTAAATAAAGTCATGTTTGGAAAAAGGTTAAAGGAAGTTAGAAAGTTACGAAATATAACGTCTAATAAATTAGCAGAACTATGTGGAATAGAACCATCATTTGTTAGGCAAATTGAAAGTGCAGCTAAATATCCAAGTATACCTGTGTTTGTTAAGTTATGCAATGCACTTAGCATTTCTCCTGATTATCTGTTGAAAGATAGCTTAATAGAGATTAAAGAACCTGATAATCTTAAAGCTTTATATAATAAAATAAAAATACTAACGCCAAATGAAATCGAATTAGCTACAGATATTATAGAGAATATTTCTAAGCATAGACAAAGATATTTATAA
- a CDS encoding plasmid mobilization protein produces the protein MRIIKKDRFIGLRVTDVEYRVIERKAKKAKMNMSQYVSLQALERDITIYEGLNEYTHQLSKIGANLNQALILVHQGKLNTIDIMPVKKEIHKVWQLLNKLTEEIRRIQG, from the coding sequence ATGAGGATAATAAAAAAAGATAGATTTATAGGTCTTAGAGTAACTGATGTAGAGTATCGTGTGATTGAAAGAAAAGCCAAGAAAGCCAAAATGAATATGAGTCAATATGTATCTCTCCAAGCTCTTGAGAGGGATATTACTATTTATGAGGGATTAAATGAATATACGCATCAATTGTCAAAGATAGGAGCTAATTTGAATCAAGCCTTAATATTAGTACATCAAGGAAAGCTAAATACTATAGATATAATGCCTGTGAAAAAGGAGATACATAAGGTATGGCAATTATTGAACAAATTAACGGAAGAAATAAGACGTATACAGGGTTAA
- a CDS encoding relaxase/mobilization nuclease domain-containing protein, whose amino-acid sequence MAIIEQINGRNKTYTGLSRVIDYILRDDKTELGLYGGFNCDADNAYNDFIMTKRNYNKETGRQYIHFVQSFSNHENISAEKTKAVADELLLMNKFKGFQVVYSTHKDTDNLHTHFVLNTVNCYTGMKWKMSKEELQELKDYSDEICRRYGLIITHGKLGSHINRGEYRSKENARSWKYELYLAVKEARKYAISRNDFIVKLKKLGYETQWSDSRKYITFTNIDGKKCRNRKLYPPEQFTKEALEKRFELNAQQLEKHVADTKFESLLSTIKLFQNNHNDVDSSNNRYPLSGMESTSKKDYIADVKKNAGLNWGKEKNKSEVM is encoded by the coding sequence ATGGCAATTATTGAACAAATTAACGGAAGAAATAAGACGTATACAGGGTTAAGTAGAGTAATAGATTATATACTTCGTGATGATAAAACAGAATTAGGACTCTATGGAGGATTTAACTGTGATGCTGATAATGCCTATAATGATTTTATAATGACTAAGAGAAATTATAACAAAGAGACTGGACGACAATATATTCATTTTGTCCAGTCTTTTTCTAATCATGAAAATATATCAGCAGAAAAAACTAAAGCTGTTGCAGATGAATTATTATTAATGAATAAGTTTAAAGGTTTTCAAGTAGTTTATTCAACTCATAAAGATACGGATAATTTACATACTCACTTTGTATTGAACACAGTTAATTGTTATACAGGTATGAAATGGAAAATGAGTAAAGAGGAACTTCAAGAGTTAAAGGATTATTCAGATGAAATCTGTAGGAGATATGGTCTTATCATCACTCATGGTAAATTAGGTTCACATATAAATCGAGGTGAGTACCGTTCTAAAGAAAATGCTAGAAGCTGGAAGTATGAATTATATCTAGCTGTCAAAGAAGCTAGGAAATATGCAATTTCTAGAAATGACTTTATTGTCAAATTAAAAAAGTTAGGTTATGAAACTCAATGGTCTGATAGTAGGAAATATATTACCTTTACCAATATTGATGGTAAGAAATGCAGAAATAGAAAATTATATCCCCCTGAGCAGTTTACAAAGGAAGCATTAGAAAAGAGATTTGAACTTAATGCACAGCAGTTAGAAAAGCATGTAGCTGATACAAAATTTGAGAGTTTACTATCGACTATTAAATTATTTCAGAATAACCACAATGATGTTGATAGTAGCAATAATAGATATCCGCTTAGTGGTATGGAGAGTACATCTAAAAAAGATTATATTGCAGATGTAAAGAAGAACGCAGGTCTTAACTGGGGAAAAGAAAAAAATAAAAGTGAAGTTATGTAA